The following proteins come from a genomic window of Sphaerisporangium rubeum:
- a CDS encoding aminotransferase class V-fold PLP-dependent enzyme — MGLDITEAQKLWDPMPGWLDSASYGLPPRPAFEALQSALADWRVGRTSWRPWNDSTARARAAFAAMMGVAAQDVAVGATVSQMLAPVASSLPPGSRVVAPEEEFTSNLFPWAVSADLRTVPMDRLADAVDAGTRVVAFSLVQSADGRVAPIDDILAAARTHDALVCVDASQACGWLPVDASRFDVLVCGAYKWLMAPRGASYGYLSPRARAVSRPTAANWFAADDPFAAFYGPPLRLAEDARAFDLSPAWFCQVGAAPALELLNEIGVEAVHTYNTALAARFLTALDREPTGSAIVTVDVPGAEERLNAAGIRTSVRAGKVRASFHLYSTEDDVDQAVKALTG; from the coding sequence ATGGGACTGGACATCACCGAGGCACAGAAGTTGTGGGACCCCATGCCGGGCTGGCTGGACAGCGCCAGTTACGGCCTGCCGCCGCGGCCCGCGTTCGAGGCGCTGCAGAGCGCGCTGGCCGACTGGCGCGTGGGCCGTACGAGCTGGCGACCGTGGAACGACTCGACGGCGCGGGCCCGTGCCGCGTTCGCCGCCATGATGGGGGTCGCGGCGCAGGACGTCGCGGTGGGGGCCACGGTGTCGCAGATGCTCGCTCCGGTCGCGTCGTCGCTGCCGCCGGGGTCGCGGGTCGTGGCGCCGGAGGAGGAGTTCACCTCCAACCTGTTCCCCTGGGCCGTGTCGGCCGACCTGCGTACCGTCCCCATGGACCGGCTGGCCGACGCGGTGGACGCCGGCACCCGGGTGGTCGCGTTCAGCCTGGTGCAGTCGGCCGACGGCCGGGTGGCCCCGATCGACGACATCCTCGCCGCGGCGCGCACCCATGACGCGCTGGTGTGCGTGGACGCCAGCCAGGCCTGCGGCTGGCTGCCGGTGGACGCGTCGCGGTTCGACGTCCTGGTCTGCGGCGCGTACAAGTGGCTGATGGCCCCGCGCGGCGCCTCCTACGGCTATCTGTCCCCGAGGGCCCGGGCCGTCTCGCGGCCCACCGCCGCCAACTGGTTCGCGGCTGACGACCCGTTCGCGGCGTTCTACGGCCCGCCGCTGCGCCTGGCGGAGGACGCGCGTGCCTTCGACCTGTCCCCCGCGTGGTTCTGCCAGGTCGGCGCGGCTCCGGCCCTGGAACTGCTCAACGAGATCGGTGTGGAGGCCGTCCACACCTACAACACCGCTCTCGCGGCGCGTTTCCTCACGGCCCTGGACCGCGAGCCGACCGGCAGCGCGATCGTCACCGTGGACGTCCCCGGCGCGGAGGAACGCCTGAACGCGGCGGGGATCCGCACCTCGGTCCGCGCCGGCAAGGTCCGCGCGTCTTTTCACCTGTACTCGACGGAGGACGACGTCGATCAGGCGGTGAAGGCCCTGACCGGCTGA
- a CDS encoding RecQ family ATP-dependent DNA helicase produces the protein MRRPEIEVADAERQGPAPSAETEALCARTARSALGLTELRPGQLEAMAALAEGRDTLAVMPTGSGKSAIYQVPALLLPGPTLVVSPLIALQRDQVRALRAHDEEARSVDAGTSAREREATFQALRAGTAEFLFCAPEQLARPDVVKELAAAAPSLMVVDEAHCVSTWGHDFRPDYLRLGAVADAIGRPAIVALTATAAPPVRAEIVERLGMRDPVTIVRGFDRPNISLEARWVHGDATDEVTAAVREQPQPGIVYVATRKRTGQLARVLGEAGLRAAPYHAGLPRAERHEVHERFLKGDLDVVVATNAFGMGIDKPDVRYVFHAEVPGSLDAYYQEIGRAGRDGGPARAVLFYRPEDLGLQRFFTGSVPDAGTLERVAEAVADGTGERRRLAERAGVSPRRLTLLLDLLRRVGAVRVGSRAITPVAGGPDPATAADLARGLAERRRDIERTRLEMMRRYAETGDCRRRLLLGYFGEHLPSPCGDCDTCHAGTAMEPAPGEGPFPVHTHVEHATWGPGQVIRRDDDRLIVLFEEAGYRELLLEAVLEHDLLRETGPGSTGT, from the coding sequence ATGCGGCGACCGGAGATCGAGGTTGCGGACGCGGAGCGGCAGGGGCCGGCGCCGAGCGCGGAGACCGAGGCGCTGTGCGCGCGGACGGCGCGCAGCGCTCTCGGGCTCACGGAGCTGCGGCCCGGCCAGCTGGAGGCGATGGCGGCGCTCGCCGAGGGCCGCGACACGCTTGCCGTGATGCCGACCGGCAGCGGGAAGTCCGCGATCTACCAGGTGCCGGCGCTGCTCCTGCCGGGGCCGACGCTGGTGGTGTCGCCGTTGATCGCCTTGCAGCGCGACCAGGTGCGTGCGCTGCGCGCGCACGACGAGGAGGCGCGCAGCGTGGACGCGGGTACCTCGGCGCGGGAGAGGGAGGCCACGTTCCAGGCGCTGCGCGCCGGTACGGCGGAGTTCCTGTTCTGCGCACCGGAGCAGCTCGCGCGGCCCGACGTGGTGAAGGAGCTGGCCGCCGCGGCTCCTTCGCTCATGGTGGTGGACGAGGCGCACTGCGTGTCGACGTGGGGGCACGACTTCCGGCCCGACTACCTGCGGCTCGGCGCGGTCGCCGACGCCATCGGCCGTCCGGCGATCGTGGCGCTGACGGCGACCGCGGCGCCGCCGGTGCGTGCGGAGATCGTCGAACGGCTCGGCATGCGCGACCCCGTGACGATCGTCCGGGGGTTCGACCGGCCCAACATCTCCCTTGAGGCGCGGTGGGTGCACGGGGACGCCACGGACGAGGTGACGGCGGCCGTGCGGGAGCAGCCGCAGCCGGGCATCGTGTACGTCGCGACGCGCAAGAGGACGGGACAACTGGCGCGGGTGCTCGGCGAGGCGGGGCTGCGCGCGGCGCCGTACCACGCGGGGCTGCCGCGCGCGGAACGCCACGAGGTGCATGAGCGGTTCCTGAAGGGTGACCTCGACGTCGTGGTGGCGACCAACGCGTTCGGCATGGGTATCGACAAGCCGGACGTCCGCTACGTCTTCCACGCCGAGGTTCCCGGCTCGCTCGACGCCTACTACCAGGAGATCGGCCGCGCGGGCCGTGACGGCGGCCCCGCGCGGGCCGTGTTGTTCTACCGGCCCGAGGACCTCGGCCTGCAGCGGTTCTTCACCGGGTCGGTCCCCGACGCCGGCACTCTCGAGAGGGTCGCGGAGGCCGTCGCGGACGGCACCGGGGAACGGCGGCGGCTCGCCGAGCGTGCCGGGGTGTCGCCGCGGCGGCTGACGCTGCTGCTCGACCTGCTGCGGCGGGTCGGCGCGGTACGCGTGGGGTCCCGCGCGATCACACCGGTCGCCGGCGGGCCCGATCCGGCCACCGCGGCGGACCTCGCGCGGGGCCTCGCCGAACGCCGCCGTGACATCGAGCGCACCCGGCTGGAGATGATGCGCCGCTACGCCGAGACCGGCGACTGCCGCCGCCGCCTGCTCCTCGGCTACTTCGGCGAGCACCTGCCGAGCCCGTGCGGCGACTGCGACACCTGCCACGCCGGCACGGCCATGGAACCGGCACCCGGCGAGGGTCCTTTCCCGGTGCACACCCACGTGGAGCACGCCACGTGGGGCCCCGGCCAGGTCATCCGGCGGGACGACGACCGGCTCATCGTGCTGTTCGAGGAGGCGGGCTACCGGGAACTGCTCCTTGAGGCCGTCCTGGAGCACGACCTGCTGCGCGAGACCGGACCAGGGTCCACCGGGACGTGA
- a CDS encoding LacI family DNA-binding transcriptional regulator yields the protein MHGGNTRLSDIAAQAGVSEATVSRVLNGKAGVSAHTRQLVLTALDLIGYERPQRLRQRSNGLIGLVTPELDNPIFPAFAQAVEKSLTHHGYTPVLCTQTPGGAPEDEFTELLLERDVSGIVFVSGLHADTTARMDRYTRLTDRGLPIVLVDGYSPLIEAPFISPDDRMAARLAVQHLVTLGHQRIGLATGQRRFVPVIRKIEGFTEAMSSLLGEDDCEDLVQHSLFTVEGGQAAAAALLDRGCTGIVCASDLMALGAIRAARGRGLTVPGDVSVVGFDDSPLIAFTDPPLTTVRKPIGPMAAAAVQTLLEEIDGTKLKNTELIFQPELIVRGSTGSGPLVSR from the coding sequence GTGCACGGAGGAAACACCCGCCTGTCCGATATCGCCGCTCAGGCCGGCGTGAGCGAAGCCACGGTGAGCCGTGTGCTCAACGGCAAGGCAGGAGTCTCCGCTCACACCCGGCAACTCGTCCTCACCGCGCTGGACCTGATCGGCTACGAACGTCCGCAGCGCCTGCGTCAGCGCAGCAACGGACTGATCGGCCTGGTCACCCCCGAACTGGACAACCCCATCTTCCCGGCCTTCGCGCAGGCCGTGGAGAAGTCCCTGACCCACCACGGCTACACCCCCGTGCTGTGCACGCAGACCCCCGGCGGCGCACCCGAGGACGAGTTCACCGAGCTGCTGCTCGAACGGGACGTCAGCGGCATCGTCTTCGTCAGCGGCCTGCACGCCGACACCACCGCGCGCATGGACCGCTACACCCGCCTGACCGACCGCGGCCTGCCGATCGTCCTGGTGGACGGCTACAGCCCTCTGATCGAGGCGCCTTTCATCTCACCCGACGACCGCATGGCCGCGCGGCTCGCCGTCCAGCACCTCGTCACGCTCGGTCACCAGCGCATCGGCCTCGCCACCGGCCAGCGCCGCTTCGTCCCCGTCATCAGGAAGATCGAGGGCTTCACCGAGGCCATGTCCTCGCTGCTCGGGGAGGACGACTGCGAGGACCTCGTCCAGCACTCCCTGTTCACCGTGGAAGGCGGCCAGGCCGCGGCGGCGGCCCTGCTGGACCGCGGCTGCACCGGTATCGTCTGCGCCAGCGACCTCATGGCGCTCGGCGCCATCCGCGCCGCGCGCGGCAGGGGCCTCACCGTCCCCGGCGACGTCTCGGTCGTCGGCTTCGACGACTCCCCGCTGATCGCCTTCACCGACCCGCCGCTGACCACCGTCCGCAAACCCATCGGCCCCATGGCCGCCGCCGCCGTGCAGACCCTCCTGGAGGAGATCGACGGCACCAAGCTCAAGAACACCGAGTTGATCTTCCAGCCCGAGCTGATCGTCCGCGGCTCCACCGGCTCGGGCCCCCTGGTGAGCCGCTGA
- a CDS encoding glycoside hydrolase family 13 protein, with protein sequence MTDLARAAHPVTAPVRWWRDAVIYQVYVRSFADGDGDGIGDLLGVRGRLGHLADLGVDALWLTPFYTSPMADFGYDVADYRDVDPIFGTLADARALIEDAHRHGLRVIIDVVPNHTSDRHVWFTAALAAGPGAPERDRYIFRPGRGAAGESPPNDWESVFGGPAWTRLPDGEWYLHLFAPQQPDLNWDHPEVHEEFDSVLRFWLDLGVDGFRIDVAHGMVKAPGLPDVGRPGHVEMLGVEDLPYFDQDGVHAIHRAWRRLLDSYDGERIGVAEAWARSPERLARYVRPDELHQAFNFHFLKAPWDAAALRAVIDESIATVAPVGAPSTWVLSNHDVKRHVTRYGDGPGGLRRARAAALLMLALPGSAYIYQGEELGLPEVLDLPDEVCQDPQRLRAPGDGRDGCRVPLPWGDTEPPFAFSPPGVTATWLPVPASFGPLTVAAQQADPASTLNLYKEALRLRRAHPALGDGALTWLDSPPGTLAFSRGGFVCTVNVSASPVAVPLPGTLLLASSPLTADTRTVLLPPESAAWWTADSA encoded by the coding sequence ATGACCGACCTCGCCCGCGCGGCCCACCCGGTGACCGCACCCGTCCGCTGGTGGCGGGACGCCGTCATCTACCAGGTCTACGTCCGCAGCTTCGCCGACGGCGACGGCGACGGGATCGGCGACCTGCTCGGGGTGCGCGGCAGGCTCGGTCACCTGGCGGACCTCGGCGTCGACGCGCTGTGGCTCACGCCGTTCTACACCTCGCCGATGGCCGACTTCGGGTACGACGTCGCCGACTACCGCGACGTCGACCCGATCTTCGGCACGCTCGCCGACGCGCGGGCCCTCATCGAGGACGCGCACCGGCACGGACTGCGCGTCATCATCGACGTGGTGCCGAACCACACCTCCGACCGGCACGTGTGGTTCACCGCCGCGCTCGCCGCCGGCCCAGGCGCACCCGAGCGGGACCGTTACATCTTCCGTCCCGGCCGCGGCGCGGCGGGGGAGTCGCCGCCGAACGACTGGGAGTCGGTGTTCGGCGGCCCCGCCTGGACCCGGCTGCCGGACGGCGAGTGGTACCTGCACCTGTTCGCCCCGCAGCAGCCCGACCTCAACTGGGACCACCCCGAGGTGCACGAGGAGTTCGACTCCGTCCTGCGCTTCTGGCTGGACCTCGGCGTGGACGGCTTCCGCATCGACGTGGCGCACGGCATGGTCAAGGCTCCCGGCCTGCCGGACGTCGGCAGGCCCGGCCACGTCGAGATGCTCGGCGTCGAGGACCTGCCGTACTTCGACCAGGACGGCGTGCACGCCATCCACCGCGCGTGGCGCCGCCTGCTCGACTCCTACGACGGCGAACGCATCGGCGTCGCCGAGGCCTGGGCCCGCAGCCCCGAACGCCTGGCACGCTACGTCCGTCCCGACGAACTGCACCAGGCGTTCAACTTCCACTTCCTCAAGGCCCCCTGGGACGCCGCGGCGCTGCGCGCCGTCATCGACGAGTCCATCGCCACCGTCGCCCCCGTCGGCGCACCCTCCACCTGGGTGCTGTCCAACCACGACGTCAAACGCCACGTCACCCGCTACGGCGACGGCCCCGGCGGCCTGCGCCGCGCCAGGGCCGCCGCGCTGCTGATGCTGGCGCTGCCGGGGTCCGCCTACATCTACCAAGGCGAGGAGCTCGGACTGCCGGAGGTCCTCGACCTCCCCGACGAGGTCTGCCAGGACCCGCAGCGGCTGCGCGCACCCGGCGACGGCCGCGACGGCTGCCGCGTCCCCCTGCCGTGGGGGGACACCGAGCCGCCGTTCGCGTTCAGCCCTCCCGGCGTCACCGCGACGTGGCTCCCCGTCCCCGCGTCCTTCGGCCCGCTCACCGTGGCGGCCCAGCAGGCCGACCCGGCCTCCACCCTGAACCTCTACAAGGAGGCCCTGCGGCTGCGCCGCGCGCACCCCGCGCTCGGCGACGGCGCACTGACCTGGCTGGACTCCCCACCCGGCACCCTGGCCTTCTCCCGAGGCGGGTTCGTCTGCACGGTGAACGTCTCGGCGTCCCCGGTCGCCGTGCCGCTCCCCGGCACGCTCCTGCTCGCCAGCTCCCCCCTGACGGCGGACACCCGCACCGTGCTCCTGCCTCCGGAGTCCGCCGCGTGGTGGACGGCAGACAGTGCGTAA
- a CDS encoding sugar ABC transporter permease: MVSVAPARATRTRSTRSRGASVALHAALIVASLVALFPVAWLVLTSIKPRDAWQSTTVQLFDSPTLANYVQVLTQTAFPRWLFNSLLVAALTTVLGVVMSASTGYAVSRFRFPGFRSIMWMLLITQMFPVAILIVPIYNLLAGLGLINQFPGLVIAYLTSAVPFCAWMMKGYFDTVPVEIDEAGRVDGLTHFGTFWRLILPLSKPGLAVAAFYSFITAWAEVAYATAFMTGDDKYTLAVGLGQFVGQHKAEWGLLTASSVLIAAPAALVFLLVQRHLVTGLTAGATKA, encoded by the coding sequence ATGGTGAGCGTCGCCCCGGCCCGCGCCACACGCACGCGTTCCACTCGTTCGCGGGGTGCCTCCGTCGCGCTCCACGCCGCGCTGATCGTGGCGAGCCTGGTGGCCCTCTTCCCGGTCGCCTGGCTGGTGCTCACCTCGATCAAGCCGCGTGACGCCTGGCAGAGCACCACCGTCCAGCTCTTCGACAGCCCCACCCTGGCCAACTACGTCCAGGTGCTCACGCAGACCGCCTTCCCGCGGTGGCTGTTCAACTCGCTGCTGGTCGCGGCGCTCACCACCGTGCTCGGTGTGGTGATGTCGGCCAGCACCGGCTACGCGGTCAGCAGGTTCCGCTTCCCCGGCTTCCGGTCGATCATGTGGATGCTGCTGATCACCCAGATGTTCCCCGTGGCCATCCTCATCGTGCCGATCTACAACCTGCTGGCGGGGCTCGGCCTGATCAACCAGTTCCCCGGGCTGGTCATCGCCTACCTGACCTCCGCCGTGCCGTTCTGCGCGTGGATGATGAAGGGGTACTTCGACACCGTCCCCGTGGAGATCGACGAGGCGGGACGGGTGGACGGGCTGACCCATTTCGGCACGTTCTGGCGGCTCATCCTGCCGCTGTCGAAGCCGGGGCTCGCGGTCGCGGCGTTCTACTCGTTCATCACCGCGTGGGCCGAGGTCGCGTACGCCACCGCGTTCATGACCGGCGACGACAAGTACACGCTGGCCGTGGGGCTCGGCCAGTTCGTCGGCCAGCACAAGGCCGAGTGGGGGCTGCTCACCGCCTCCTCGGTGCTGATCGCCGCACCCGCGGCGCTGGTCTTCCTGCTCGTGCAGCGCCACCTGGTGACCGGCCTCACCGCCGGAGCCACCAAGGCCTGA
- a CDS encoding carbohydrate ABC transporter permease — MTAQVADGTAAGTPARGRARDPMRRGRAYSRHWYAWAMCAPVVIVTLVLVGYPLVRGIYLSLTDATEANMGRTIGMNVIPSTYEFVGLANYTAIVTSAEFLSRLGWTVVWTVACVALHYGLGLGLAMLLNRPVRLRSLYRMLLVLPWAVPVFVSAFIWRYLLNGEFGVVNAMLRAVGFAGVTWLDDPFWAKVSVIGVNVWLGVPFMMLALLGGLQAIPRELYEAAEVDGASPWQRFRHITLPGLRPVSSTVVLLGTIWTFNQFPVIFLVTKGGPGGSSEILVTYAYRQAFEGIRNYSGSAAWGVLILALLVVMAVVYRRALRRAGEAW; from the coding sequence ATGACCGCACAGGTCGCCGACGGGACGGCCGCGGGCACCCCTGCCCGCGGCCGGGCCCGCGACCCGATGCGCCGCGGACGCGCGTACTCCCGGCACTGGTACGCCTGGGCCATGTGCGCTCCTGTGGTGATCGTCACGCTGGTGCTGGTCGGGTACCCGCTGGTCCGGGGGATCTACCTGTCGCTCACCGACGCGACCGAGGCCAACATGGGGCGGACCATCGGGATGAACGTCATCCCCTCCACCTATGAGTTCGTCGGCCTCGCCAACTACACCGCGATCGTCACCAGCGCCGAGTTCCTGTCCCGGCTCGGCTGGACCGTCGTGTGGACCGTCGCCTGCGTCGCGCTGCACTACGGCCTCGGCCTCGGCCTCGCGATGCTGCTCAACCGGCCGGTGCGGCTGCGGTCGCTGTACCGCATGCTGCTGGTGCTGCCGTGGGCCGTGCCGGTGTTCGTGTCGGCGTTCATCTGGCGCTACCTGCTGAACGGCGAGTTCGGCGTGGTCAACGCCATGCTGCGCGCCGTGGGGTTCGCCGGGGTCACCTGGCTGGACGACCCGTTCTGGGCCAAGGTGTCGGTCATCGGGGTGAACGTCTGGCTCGGCGTGCCGTTCATGATGCTGGCGCTGCTCGGCGGCCTGCAGGCCATCCCGCGTGAGCTGTACGAGGCGGCCGAGGTGGACGGCGCGTCGCCGTGGCAGCGGTTCAGGCACATCACGCTGCCGGGCCTGCGGCCGGTGTCCAGCACCGTGGTGCTGCTCGGCACCATCTGGACGTTCAACCAGTTCCCCGTCATCTTCCTGGTCACCAAAGGCGGCCCCGGCGGGTCCAGCGAGATCCTCGTCACCTACGCCTACCGCCAGGCGTTCGAAGGCATCCGCAACTACTCGGGATCGGCCGCGTGGGGAGTGCTCATCCTGGCGCTGCTCGTCGTCATGGCCGTCGTCTACCGGCGCGCGCTGCGCCGCGCAGGGGAGGCATGGTGA
- a CDS encoding extracellular solute-binding protein, whose protein sequence is MRRAISAAAAAAALALAVSACGGGTPEQPAATATGAAEPSGQVTWWDTSDATHEGPVFQELIKEFQAKYPKITVNYVNVPFAEAQNKFKTAAQSGSGAPDVLRTEVGWVAEFASLGYLAPLDGTPAVDKPEDFLASPASSGKYDGKTYAVPQVTDTLGLLYNKKLLEKAGHDAPPKTFAELKQTALDVKSKTGAEGLALNVDAYFLLPFIYGEGGDLLDVTTKKITVASPQSVAGVKVVEDLITSGAAAKPAIQDSYNNAQAAFKEGKVAMIFNGPWSNTDNLGGKVFKNDPDNFGIAPVPAGTAKAGAPTGGHDYAVYAGSQNLDASYLFVQFMDSAESQAKIAGKLGLLPTRQSAYTMPEAAANDMIGKWKEPMAAAVQRPWIPEGGQLFQPLVEGYQKLAAGQQGAEPMMQGVAKAYQGLLKGWSL, encoded by the coding sequence ATGCGGCGAGCCATCTCGGCCGCGGCGGCGGCCGCGGCGCTGGCGCTGGCGGTATCCGCCTGCGGCGGCGGCACACCCGAGCAACCGGCCGCGACGGCCACAGGGGCCGCGGAGCCCTCGGGCCAGGTGACCTGGTGGGACACCTCGGACGCCACCCACGAGGGGCCCGTGTTCCAGGAGCTCATCAAGGAGTTCCAGGCCAAATACCCCAAGATCACGGTCAACTACGTCAACGTGCCGTTCGCCGAGGCGCAGAACAAGTTCAAGACGGCCGCGCAGAGCGGCTCCGGCGCGCCGGACGTGCTGCGCACCGAGGTCGGCTGGGTCGCCGAGTTCGCCTCCCTCGGCTACCTCGCGCCGCTCGACGGCACCCCTGCGGTCGACAAGCCCGAGGACTTCCTGGCCAGCCCGGCGAGCAGCGGCAAGTACGACGGCAAGACCTACGCCGTGCCGCAGGTCACCGACACCCTCGGCCTGCTGTACAACAAGAAGCTGCTGGAGAAGGCCGGTCACGACGCGCCGCCGAAGACGTTCGCCGAGCTCAAGCAGACCGCGCTCGACGTCAAGTCCAAGACCGGCGCCGAGGGCCTCGCGCTGAACGTCGACGCCTACTTCCTGCTGCCGTTCATCTACGGCGAAGGCGGCGACCTGCTCGACGTGACCACCAAGAAGATCACCGTCGCGTCCCCGCAGTCGGTCGCCGGCGTCAAGGTCGTGGAGGACCTCATCACCTCCGGCGCCGCCGCCAAGCCCGCCATCCAGGACAGCTACAACAACGCGCAGGCCGCCTTCAAGGAAGGCAAGGTGGCCATGATCTTCAACGGGCCGTGGTCCAACACCGACAACCTCGGCGGCAAGGTCTTCAAGAACGACCCTGACAACTTCGGCATCGCCCCGGTCCCGGCCGGCACGGCGAAGGCCGGAGCCCCCACCGGCGGCCACGACTACGCGGTCTACGCCGGCTCGCAGAACCTCGACGCGTCCTACCTGTTCGTCCAGTTCATGGACTCCGCCGAGAGCCAGGCCAAGATCGCCGGCAAGCTGGGCCTGCTCCCGACCCGCCAGTCCGCGTACACCATGCCGGAGGCCGCCGCCAACGACATGATCGGCAAGTGGAAGGAGCCGATGGCCGCGGCCGTCCAGCGTCCCTGGATCCCCGAGGGGGGCCAGCTCTTCCAGCCGCTGGTCGAGGGCTACCAGAAGCTCGCCGCCGGTCAGCAGGGTGCCGAGCCCATGATGCAGGGGGTCGCCAAGGCCTACCAGGGTCTGCTCAAGGGCTGGAGCCTCTGA
- a CDS encoding ABC transporter ATP-binding protein, translated as MSTVVLDNVTKVYPGGTLAVDQLSLRAEEGELLVLLGPSGCGKSTLLRMIAGLEEITAGDLYLHGRIANDLAPRDRDVAMVFQNGALYPHRTVRGNLAFPLEIAKADPSMTRDRVVELSRALHIDETLDRRPGTLSGGQRQRVAMGRAIVRQPSLFLMDEPLSNLDASMRTELRMEISSLVRALGVTTIYVTHDQVEALTLADRIAILNRGVLQDVGTPAQIYNDPATAFVAAFLSSQQLNLLSATVRTPQNQYIMLDFGLHQITMPWTDPRAYAVSQHTGRQIIVGIRSDGLTPIPEGVDGPHFTGRVRTLEYHGHEWLAYLEVGIPAVAAPEPTPKHPVNGHANGHANGNGNGHSAAARLRAMVRRLTGGETDHGPDDTPPAIGSGTHRRSDLVVRLGGRPVWRAGEHGRVAVDLSRIMLFTTAGDRIDPPRR; from the coding sequence ATGAGTACCGTCGTTCTCGACAACGTGACGAAGGTGTACCCAGGGGGCACTCTCGCGGTCGATCAGTTGAGTTTGCGCGCAGAGGAAGGGGAACTGCTCGTCCTGCTCGGTCCGTCCGGGTGCGGCAAGTCGACGTTGCTGCGCATGATCGCCGGTCTTGAGGAGATCACCGCCGGGGACCTCTACTTACACGGCCGGATCGCCAACGACCTCGCGCCGCGCGACCGCGACGTCGCCATGGTCTTCCAGAACGGCGCGCTCTACCCGCACCGGACCGTCCGCGGCAACCTCGCCTTCCCGCTGGAGATCGCCAAGGCCGACCCCTCGATGACCAGGGATCGGGTCGTCGAGCTGTCCCGGGCCCTGCACATCGACGAGACGCTCGACCGGCGTCCCGGCACGCTGTCCGGCGGCCAGCGTCAGCGCGTGGCGATGGGCCGCGCGATCGTGCGCCAGCCGTCGCTGTTCCTCATGGACGAGCCGCTGTCCAACCTCGACGCCTCGATGCGCACCGAACTGCGGATGGAGATCTCCTCGCTGGTCCGCGCGCTCGGCGTCACCACCATCTACGTCACGCACGACCAGGTCGAGGCGCTGACCCTGGCCGACCGCATCGCCATACTCAACCGCGGCGTGCTGCAGGATGTCGGCACCCCCGCGCAGATATACAACGACCCGGCGACGGCGTTCGTCGCGGCGTTCCTCAGCTCCCAGCAGCTCAATCTGCTGTCGGCGACGGTGCGCACCCCGCAGAACCAGTACATCATGCTGGACTTCGGGCTCCACCAGATCACCATGCCGTGGACCGACCCGCGCGCCTACGCGGTCTCCCAGCACACCGGCCGCCAGATCATCGTCGGCATCCGCTCCGACGGCCTCACGCCGATCCCCGAAGGCGTCGACGGCCCCCACTTCACCGGCCGGGTGCGCACCCTCGAGTACCACGGTCACGAATGGCTGGCCTACCTCGAGGTCGGCATCCCCGCGGTCGCCGCTCCGGAGCCCACGCCGAAGCACCCGGTCAACGGCCACGCCAACGGTCACGCGAACGGCAACGGCAACGGCCACAGCGCCGCCGCCCGCCTGCGGGCCATGGTGCGGCGCCTGACCGGCGGCGAAACCGACCACGGCCCGGACGACACCCCGCCGGCCATCGGCAGTGGCACCCACCGCCGCTCCGACCTCGTGGTACGGCTCGGCGGCCGTCCGGTGTGGCGTGCCGGCGAGCACGGCCGCGTCGCGGTGGACCTCAGCCGCATCATGCTGTTCACCACGGCCGGCGACCGCATCGACCCGCCGCGCCGCTGA
- a CDS encoding amino acid-binding protein: MVLRVRVSLPDRPGALGQVARAFGVLGADILQVTVLEREAGRAMDDFTVSWPGGFSPEELRERLSVVPGVRVDGAWPTREVPGSSPDYDLIGHVVTDADRAFVTLVDAVPDLVGAQWAVAVDSGTGAVVHGSWQAPGVEDMPDLTPLRPAAFSEGSLHLLSLPVRPAGLHVVVARTEGPPFHQVELDKVQRVVEIVALLVSTSSVA; encoded by the coding sequence ATGGTGCTGCGGGTACGTGTGTCGCTGCCCGACCGTCCCGGCGCGCTCGGTCAGGTGGCGCGGGCGTTCGGCGTGCTCGGTGCGGACATCCTGCAGGTGACGGTGCTGGAACGCGAGGCGGGCCGGGCCATGGACGACTTCACGGTGTCCTGGCCGGGGGGTTTCTCCCCCGAGGAGCTGCGTGAGCGGCTGTCCGTCGTGCCGGGGGTGCGGGTGGACGGCGCGTGGCCGACCCGGGAGGTGCCGGGGAGCAGTCCGGACTACGACCTGATCGGTCATGTCGTGACCGACGCCGACCGCGCGTTCGTCACCCTCGTCGACGCGGTGCCGGACCTGGTGGGTGCCCAGTGGGCCGTCGCGGTCGACTCCGGGACCGGTGCGGTGGTGCACGGGAGCTGGCAGGCTCCCGGCGTGGAGGACATGCCGGACCTGACGCCGCTGCGTCCCGCCGCGTTCAGCGAGGGCTCGCTCCACCTGCTGAGCCTGCCGGTGCGGCCGGCCGGGCTGCACGTGGTGGTGGCGCGCACGGAGGGGCCGCCGTTCCACCAGGTGGAGCTGGACAAGGTGCAGCGCGTCGTCGAGATCGTCGCGCTGCTGGTGTCGACGAGCTCGGTCGCCTGA